The Acipenser ruthenus chromosome 25, fAciRut3.2 maternal haplotype, whole genome shotgun sequence genome has a window encoding:
- the LOC117413770 gene encoding telomeric repeat-binding factor 2-interacting protein 1-like isoform X3, translating to MQCIECDSSREKQHCPTPHTMTLFVDDTGCPLRFFIRPGNAKRRILPVIKLGGGVMCRIQEPGAISLADPKEQGGVAAPGYFSMQYILDCVEKNERLDLEGYRLGSTQQERADSTSSGLCWTGRVGYSREEDDAILQYLKEHSSKESMVRGNKIWQEMERAAVTCHTWQSMKDRYRKHLAGRMEAFQVEDLAATPSNAATCSTKKKSKLEETEAMDTSDQQVNGPACASVENQAVEQEEMKEPTNGAEKEEEVLEKESGDETPDLEDLVTGEARDQEEAGAQSVVAGQESVPVAGRAELGQPQSPVSLLSKFMMHKDSFIVDSQTQEGEEGTSDPSEAEVEDAIAAVQFLMDEFGVDLACVMQSLLKNSGDFQAVRHYLRTGRRADGRPLWTRHDDLDLQSGDPATKQALILKYGEECVAKRVAFFNT from the exons ATGCAGTGCATAGAGTGTGATTCGTCCAGGGAGAAGCAGCACTGCCCCACCCCTCACACCATGACCCTCTTTGTTGACGATACAGGTTGCCCCTTGCGTTTCTTCATCAGACCTGGCAATGCCAAGCGCCGCATCTTGCCTGTAATCAAGCTGGGGGGCGGGGTGATGTGCCGCATACAGGAGCCGGGTGCAATATCCCTGGCTGACCCAAAGGAGCAGGGTGGGGTCGCTGCTCCGGGATACTTCTCCATGCAGTACATCCTCGACTGTGTGGAGAAAAACGAAAGGCTGGACCTGGAGGGGTACAGGTTGGGGTCGACCCAGCAGGAGCGAGCTGATTCTACAAGCAGTGGCCTGTGCTGGACAGGGCGTGTTGGGTACAGCAGAGAGGAGGATGATGCAATCCTGCAATACCTCAAGGAGCACAGCAGCAAGGAGAGCATGGTCAGGGGCAACAAGATCTGGCAAGAGATGGAGCGTGCTGCCGTGACCTGCCACACCTGGCAGTCCATGAAGGACCGCTATAGGAAGCACCTGGCCGGCCGGATGGAGGCATTCCAGGTTGAGGACCTCGCAGCCACACCGAGCAACGCGGCAACATGTTCCACCAAGAAGAAAAGCAAACTCGAGGAAACCGAGGCCATGGACACATCAGACCAGCAAG TGAATGGACCCGCTTGTGCTTCAGTTGAAAACCAGGCTGTGGAGCAAGAGGAAATGAAGGAGCCGACAAAcggagcagagaaagaggaaGAAGTCCTGGAGAAAGAG TCCGGTGATGAGACCCCAGATCTAGAAGATCTAGTGACTGGTGAGGCAAGAGACCAGGAGGAAGCAGGAGCCCAGAGTGTTGTAGCTGGCCAGGAGAGCGTGCCCGTGGCTGGGAGAGCTGAGTTAGGGCAGCCCCAAAGCCCAGTGTCTTTGCTTTCTAAGTTTATGATGCACAAGGACTCATTCATTGTAGATTCCCAGACGcaggagggtgaggaggggacGTCCGACCCCTCTGAGGCGGAGGTGGAAGACGCCATCGCTGCTGTGCAGTTCCTGATGGATGAGTTTGGAGTGGACCTGGCGTGCGTGATGCAGAGCTTGCTGAAGAACAGCGGTGATTTCCAGGCTGTGCGGCACTACCTGCGCACCGGCCGCAGAGCGGACGGGAGACCCCTCTGGACACGGCACGACGACCTGGATCTGCAGTCAGGAGACCCCGCCACAAAACAGGCTCTAATACTCAAGTATGGGGAGGAATGCGTGGCCAAGAGGGTGGCATTTTTCAATACCTGA
- the LOC117413770 gene encoding telomeric repeat-binding factor 2-interacting protein 1-like isoform X2 produces MQCIECDSSREKQHCPTPHTMTLFVDDTGCPLRFFIRPGNAKRRILPVIKLGGGVMCRIQEPGAISLADPKEQGGVAAPGYFSMQYILDCVEKNERLDLEGYRLGSTQQERADSTSSGLCWTGRVGYSREEDDAILQYLKEHSSKESMVRGNKIWQEMERAAVTCHTWQSMKDRYRKHLAGRMEAFQVEDLAATPSNAATCSTKKKSKLEETEAMDTSDQQVENQAVEQEEMKEPTNGAEKEEEVLEKEVSDTEVEILQGQEVTVESAQLTQSSSAKRRKLGILELAICEFQSGDETPDLEDLVTGEARDQEEAGAQSVVAGQESVPVAGRAELGQPQSPVSLLSKFMMHKDSFIVDSQTQEGEEGTSDPSEAEVEDAIAAVQFLMDEFGVDLACVMQSLLKNSGDFQAVRHYLRTGRRADGRPLWTRHDDLDLQSGDPATKQALILKYGEECVAKRVAFFNT; encoded by the exons ATGCAGTGCATAGAGTGTGATTCGTCCAGGGAGAAGCAGCACTGCCCCACCCCTCACACCATGACCCTCTTTGTTGACGATACAGGTTGCCCCTTGCGTTTCTTCATCAGACCTGGCAATGCCAAGCGCCGCATCTTGCCTGTAATCAAGCTGGGGGGCGGGGTGATGTGCCGCATACAGGAGCCGGGTGCAATATCCCTGGCTGACCCAAAGGAGCAGGGTGGGGTCGCTGCTCCGGGATACTTCTCCATGCAGTACATCCTCGACTGTGTGGAGAAAAACGAAAGGCTGGACCTGGAGGGGTACAGGTTGGGGTCGACCCAGCAGGAGCGAGCTGATTCTACAAGCAGTGGCCTGTGCTGGACAGGGCGTGTTGGGTACAGCAGAGAGGAGGATGATGCAATCCTGCAATACCTCAAGGAGCACAGCAGCAAGGAGAGCATGGTCAGGGGCAACAAGATCTGGCAAGAGATGGAGCGTGCTGCCGTGACCTGCCACACCTGGCAGTCCATGAAGGACCGCTATAGGAAGCACCTGGCCGGCCGGATGGAGGCATTCCAGGTTGAGGACCTCGCAGCCACACCGAGCAACGCGGCAACATGTTCCACCAAGAAGAAAAGCAAACTCGAGGAAACCGAGGCCATGGACACATCAGACCAGCAAG TTGAAAACCAGGCTGTGGAGCAAGAGGAAATGAAGGAGCCGACAAAcggagcagagaaagaggaaGAAGTCCTGGAGAAAGAGGTGAGCGACACAGAAGTGGAGATTCTTCAAGGACAAGAGGTAACTGTGGAGTCCGCCCAGCTCACACAGAGCAGCAGTGCAAAGCGCCGGAAATTGGGGATTCTGGAATTGGCAATCTGTGAATTTCAG TCCGGTGATGAGACCCCAGATCTAGAAGATCTAGTGACTGGTGAGGCAAGAGACCAGGAGGAAGCAGGAGCCCAGAGTGTTGTAGCTGGCCAGGAGAGCGTGCCCGTGGCTGGGAGAGCTGAGTTAGGGCAGCCCCAAAGCCCAGTGTCTTTGCTTTCTAAGTTTATGATGCACAAGGACTCATTCATTGTAGATTCCCAGACGcaggagggtgaggaggggacGTCCGACCCCTCTGAGGCGGAGGTGGAAGACGCCATCGCTGCTGTGCAGTTCCTGATGGATGAGTTTGGAGTGGACCTGGCGTGCGTGATGCAGAGCTTGCTGAAGAACAGCGGTGATTTCCAGGCTGTGCGGCACTACCTGCGCACCGGCCGCAGAGCGGACGGGAGACCCCTCTGGACACGGCACGACGACCTGGATCTGCAGTCAGGAGACCCCGCCACAAAACAGGCTCTAATACTCAAGTATGGGGAGGAATGCGTGGCCAAGAGGGTGGCATTTTTCAATACCTGA
- the LOC117413770 gene encoding telomeric repeat-binding factor 2-interacting protein 1-like isoform X1, protein MQCIECDSSREKQHCPTPHTMTLFVDDTGCPLRFFIRPGNAKRRILPVIKLGGGVMCRIQEPGAISLADPKEQGGVAAPGYFSMQYILDCVEKNERLDLEGYRLGSTQQERADSTSSGLCWTGRVGYSREEDDAILQYLKEHSSKESMVRGNKIWQEMERAAVTCHTWQSMKDRYRKHLAGRMEAFQVEDLAATPSNAATCSTKKKSKLEETEAMDTSDQQVNGPACASVENQAVEQEEMKEPTNGAEKEEEVLEKEVSDTEVEILQGQEVTVESAQLTQSSSAKRRKLGILELAICEFQSGDETPDLEDLVTGEARDQEEAGAQSVVAGQESVPVAGRAELGQPQSPVSLLSKFMMHKDSFIVDSQTQEGEEGTSDPSEAEVEDAIAAVQFLMDEFGVDLACVMQSLLKNSGDFQAVRHYLRTGRRADGRPLWTRHDDLDLQSGDPATKQALILKYGEECVAKRVAFFNT, encoded by the exons ATGCAGTGCATAGAGTGTGATTCGTCCAGGGAGAAGCAGCACTGCCCCACCCCTCACACCATGACCCTCTTTGTTGACGATACAGGTTGCCCCTTGCGTTTCTTCATCAGACCTGGCAATGCCAAGCGCCGCATCTTGCCTGTAATCAAGCTGGGGGGCGGGGTGATGTGCCGCATACAGGAGCCGGGTGCAATATCCCTGGCTGACCCAAAGGAGCAGGGTGGGGTCGCTGCTCCGGGATACTTCTCCATGCAGTACATCCTCGACTGTGTGGAGAAAAACGAAAGGCTGGACCTGGAGGGGTACAGGTTGGGGTCGACCCAGCAGGAGCGAGCTGATTCTACAAGCAGTGGCCTGTGCTGGACAGGGCGTGTTGGGTACAGCAGAGAGGAGGATGATGCAATCCTGCAATACCTCAAGGAGCACAGCAGCAAGGAGAGCATGGTCAGGGGCAACAAGATCTGGCAAGAGATGGAGCGTGCTGCCGTGACCTGCCACACCTGGCAGTCCATGAAGGACCGCTATAGGAAGCACCTGGCCGGCCGGATGGAGGCATTCCAGGTTGAGGACCTCGCAGCCACACCGAGCAACGCGGCAACATGTTCCACCAAGAAGAAAAGCAAACTCGAGGAAACCGAGGCCATGGACACATCAGACCAGCAAG TGAATGGACCCGCTTGTGCTTCAGTTGAAAACCAGGCTGTGGAGCAAGAGGAAATGAAGGAGCCGACAAAcggagcagagaaagaggaaGAAGTCCTGGAGAAAGAGGTGAGCGACACAGAAGTGGAGATTCTTCAAGGACAAGAGGTAACTGTGGAGTCCGCCCAGCTCACACAGAGCAGCAGTGCAAAGCGCCGGAAATTGGGGATTCTGGAATTGGCAATCTGTGAATTTCAG TCCGGTGATGAGACCCCAGATCTAGAAGATCTAGTGACTGGTGAGGCAAGAGACCAGGAGGAAGCAGGAGCCCAGAGTGTTGTAGCTGGCCAGGAGAGCGTGCCCGTGGCTGGGAGAGCTGAGTTAGGGCAGCCCCAAAGCCCAGTGTCTTTGCTTTCTAAGTTTATGATGCACAAGGACTCATTCATTGTAGATTCCCAGACGcaggagggtgaggaggggacGTCCGACCCCTCTGAGGCGGAGGTGGAAGACGCCATCGCTGCTGTGCAGTTCCTGATGGATGAGTTTGGAGTGGACCTGGCGTGCGTGATGCAGAGCTTGCTGAAGAACAGCGGTGATTTCCAGGCTGTGCGGCACTACCTGCGCACCGGCCGCAGAGCGGACGGGAGACCCCTCTGGACACGGCACGACGACCTGGATCTGCAGTCAGGAGACCCCGCCACAAAACAGGCTCTAATACTCAAGTATGGGGAGGAATGCGTGGCCAAGAGGGTGGCATTTTTCAATACCTGA